From Malaciobacter mytili LMG 24559:
TGGTAAATTAGAAGAAAAATTATCGCTTCCATCAATAGGATCGATTATAATTTTATAAGAAGAATTTGAAGAGATATAACCACTTTCTTCAGAAAAAATATCCCCATAAGGTTTTAAATACTCTATAAAAATATTTTCAGCAAATAAATCAATATTTAAACTTTTATCTCCACCAAAGCCAATTTGACCACTATAAATATAATCTAAGTTTGATATATGAGTATTTATATACTCATATATCTTTTTATTTGCTTTAATACAATCTTTTATAAAAGCCTTCATCTTACGATAATGCTTTTATAATCTCTTTTGCAGCTTCTCTTCCATCAGCAGCAGCTGTTACAGCAAGGTGAGCACCTCTTTGGCAATCTCCACCTGCATAGAATTTTTCATTAGAAGTTTGGTATTTAGAATTTATTTCAATTCCTCCCCAAGAGTTTATTTCAACATTTGCTTCTTTTAAGAAAGCAGGAACTTCAGGAGAGAAACCTAATGCCATAATTATAATATCAGCTTCTTCTAAGTATTGACTATTTTCTACAACTGTTACTCTTTGTCTTCCACTTTCATCTGGTTCACTTAAAGTTGTCTCTTCTAATTCAATAGCAACAGCAATACCATTTTCTATTTTTATAGATTTTGGAGAAACATTAAAAATAAATTCAACACCCTCTTCTTTAGAGTTTATTACCTCTTTTTTACTTCCTGGCATATTAGCTTCATCTCTTCTATAAAGACACTTAACTGTTTTTGCCCCTTCTCTTACTGATGTTCTAACACAGTCCATAGCAGTATCTCCACCACCAATTACAACTACATTTTTATCTTTTACATCAATAAAATCTTCTACTATATTTCCAAAATTTCTTTTTTGAATTCTTTTTAGAAAATCAATAGCTAAGTGAACATTTGGTGCATTTTCACCTTCTATTTTCGCCCATCTACCAGCAGTTGCTCCAATTCCTAAGAAAATAGCATCAAACTCTGATTCTAAAGATTCAATAGATTTATCTTTTCCAATTTCACAGTTTACATGAAGTCTCATACCAGCTTCTAATAACCAGTTAATTCTTCTTTCCACTGCATTTTTATCAAGTTTAAAGCCGGGAATACCATAAGTTAATAATCCACCAGCTCTATCATCTCTTTCAAACATCTCAACTGCAATTCCTTTTCTTAAAAGAAATGTTGCAGCAGAAATTCCAGCAGGTCCAGAACCAATAATTGCTACTTTTTTATTTAATTTAATTGGAGCAAATTTTGGTTTCATTCCATTTTCAAAAGCTGTCTCATTAATATGAGTTTCAACTGCACCAATTGATACAGCACCATGACCTGTATTTAAAGAACAAGCACCTTCACATAAAACATCATGAGGACAAATTTTTCCTAAAATTTCAGGGAATGGAGAAGTCTCATTTGATAAAGCAAAAGCTAACTCCAAATTCTTTTCTGCTGTTTGTTTAAGCCAAGCAGGTATAAAGTTATGTAAAGGACACTTAGAGTGGCAGTATGGATCTCCACACTGCATACATCTATCAGATTGTTCTCTTGCTTTATTTTTTTCAAAAACTTCATAAACTTCATTATAATCTTTTAATCTTTGTAAAACATCTCTTTTATTAGGATTAACTCTTTCAAATTTTGTAAAATTTAACATTATCTTAGTCTCCATTCTCTGGGTCTAATGGTAATACAGTCATATTTTTTGGTTTTACCATCCAGAAGTTTCTTATTTCTGCTCTAAAATTATCTAAAATTGATTCAGCTTTTTCACTTCCAGTCTCATTTAAATAATCAACTAATAATCTTTTTAAATATAATCTTTCTCTTTCTGTATCATCTGTATCAATTCTTACAGCTTCAATTAATTCTTGGTTCATTTTATCAACAAATGTTTTTTGATCATCATAAATAAATGCTAATCCACCTGTCATACCAGCACCAAAATTAATCCCTGTAGGTCCTAAAATAACAATAATACCACCTGTCATATATTCACAAGCATTATCACCAGTTCCTTCAACTACTGCTGTACATCCTGAGTTTCTAACAGCAAATCTCTCACCTGCTGTTGCTTTAACATAAAGTGTTCCACCAGTTGCACCATATAAACATGTATTACCAATACCAGCAAAGTTTTTACCTTGATGTAATGGATTAATGATGATTTTTCCACCATTCATACCTTTACCAACATAGTCATTTGCAACACCATCTAATTGTAAAGTCATACCTTTACTTAAAAATGCACCAAATGATTGCCCAGCAGTACCTTTTAAATTAATATTAATTGTATCTTCAGGAAGACCTGCATCCCCATAAAATTTAGCAATTTCACCTGAAATTAATGCACCAAAACTTCTGTTTAAGTTACAAATTTCTTCATTTATTTTTACTTTTAAAGTTGGTTTTTCAATTGCTCTATGTACTTTTTTAAGAACTTCTTTTTCAAATTTATTTTTATCAAATGGTTCATTTGATTCTTTTTGACAAGTATCAATTCCCTCAACTCTTCTTAAAATATTTTGAAAATCAAATTTTTGTGCAAATTCATCATCAATAACTTTTAATAAGTCACTTCTACCAACTATTTCTTCCATAGTTTTGTAACCAAGCTTAGCTAGAATTTCTCTAACATCTTCTGCTAAGAATGTAAAGTAAGAGATTAATCTTTCAACTGTTCCAGTGAAGTGTTCTCTTAAATCTTCATCTTGTGTAGCAACACCAACAGAACATTTATTTGTATGACAAATTCTTAAGATTTTACAACCTAATAGTGTTAATGAAGCAGTACCAAAAGCATAAGATTCAGCACCAAGCATAGCAGCCTTAATTACATCAAGACCTGTTTTTAATCCACCATCTGTTTGTAAATGTACAAACTCTCTTAAGTGATTAACTTTTAAAGCATTATGAGCCTCAACTAAACCTAATTCCCAAGGATTACCTGCATGTTTAATTGATGTTAAAGGAGCAGCACCAGTTCCTCCATCTCCACCAGAGATAATAATCTTATCTGCATATGCTTTTGCCACACCAGCAGCAATTGTTCCAACACCTAAAGATGATACTAGTTTTACAGTGATTTTTGCTTCTGGATTAACTTGTTTTAAGTCAAAAATTAATTGAGCTAAATCTTCAATTGAATAAATATCATGGTGTGGTGGTGGCGAAATTAATGTAACACCTGCAACTGTATGTCTAAGTGTTGCAATAAGTGGCGTTACTTTATGTCCTGGTAATTGTCCACCTTCACCTGGTTTTGCACCTTGTGCAACTTTAATTTGTAACTCTTCTGCACTTCTTAAATATCCAGGAGTAACCCCAAATCTTCCAGAAGCAACTTGTTTAATTTTTGAGTTTTTTAAAGTATTAAATCTTTTTGGATCTTCTCCACCCTCACCTGAGTTAGATGAACCTCCAATAGTATTCATAGCCATTGCTAAAGCTTCATGAGCTTCTGGTGATATAGAACCACATGACATAGCAGCAGTTGCAAATCTTTTAAATATCTCTTCTTTTGATTCAACTTCACTAATATCAATAGCTTGTCTATCAGAATTAAAATCTAAGAAATCTCTAATAAATTTTTTATCTCTGTTTTCAACTAACTCTTTTAAACTTTTAAAATCAGAAATATCTTCTTTTTTTGTTGCATTTTTATTATGCATTGCTTTAGTCATTGCTGGACCATAATCGTGATATTCACCACCATCAATATATTTATAAAATCCTCCTAAATCAAGAGGGAACATATGATGATTATCATAAAATGCATTATAATGAGATTTTTCTATTCTTTTTTCAATATCTAAATAGCAAAGCCCACATAATTCACTATGTGCACCTTCAAAACACTCAGTTACGATTTTATCAGATAATCCAATTACATCAAATAATGCTGAATTTCTATAACTTGCAACAGTTGAAATTCCCATTTTAGACATAATTTTTAATAAACCTGCATTCATAGATTTTTGAGTATTTTTAAGTAGTCTTTGTAACTCATATTTTGAAATTTCTTTTCTTTCATATAAAGCTACTACTGTTGCATACATCATATATGGATAAATAGCAGTTACACCAAATGCAAGAAGTACAGCAGCCATATGTGGATCATATACTTCACCTGTAACAGATACTATACAAACACAATGTCTAATTCCCTCTTTTAATAATAATTGATTAACATAACCAACTGCCATTGCCATTGGAATTAATTTTTTAGCTTTAGAAATTTTTCTATCATCTAAAATAACAACTGCAACATTATCATTTTTTACAGAATCAACTACTTTTTTACCTAATGCTTTTAAGCTTGTTTCTAAATCATTTTCAAAAGTTGTAGAGAATATTTTATTTTTATAATATTCATCATATCTTGGAGATTTTGTA
This genomic window contains:
- the gltB gene encoding glutamate synthase large subunit, yielding MGSNLDLLTSFKDNCGFGLVAHLENKPSHENLEDAITSLERMMHRGAVAADGKTGDGSGLLLSMPDYFMRKVTSEQGIDLPETYAVAMIFTRDLKDIEVFNEFCENNDLKVLMTRTVPIDTDALGQQALDTLPHIIQVFVTPNTLMSSKRFDALLYLTRKECEHKLKDKKDFYIPTFSSKVIAYKGLIMPTHIKHFYVDLRDEDFKISFSLFHQRFSTNTLPQWRLAQPFRAIAHNGEINSVEANRFSVEIKSENIKSEVFSEEELKRILPILQKNGSDSTSLDNMFEFMLANGVDFFKAARSLVPAPWQNSPHMDSDLRAFYEYTAAAMEAWDGPAAVSLTDGRHIGCLIDRNGLRPSKYVITKDKKLYITSEYGTLDLDENNILERGRLQSGQMIALDLKYGKILKEEDINNYLKSSQNYSKWLNNGMRYLQEYIDESFLEIDDYKLEEIEKKQKYFNITYEAIDQVIEPMAKDGKEPVGSMGDDTPLAAFSKVNRNFTDFFRQKFAQVTNPPIDPYREKVVMSLETGFGRLHNILDEKEEYAKRLKVASPILMKEKYDVLYSFGNTKSPRYDEYYKNKIFSTTFENDLETSLKALGKKVVDSVKNDNVAVVILDDRKISKAKKLIPMAMAVGYVNQLLLKEGIRHCVCIVSVTGEVYDPHMAAVLLAFGVTAIYPYMMYATVVALYERKEISKYELQRLLKNTQKSMNAGLLKIMSKMGISTVASYRNSALFDVIGLSDKIVTECFEGAHSELCGLCYLDIEKRIEKSHYNAFYDNHHMFPLDLGGFYKYIDGGEYHDYGPAMTKAMHNKNATKKEDISDFKSLKELVENRDKKFIRDFLDFNSDRQAIDISEVESKEEIFKRFATAAMSCGSISPEAHEALAMAMNTIGGSSNSGEGGEDPKRFNTLKNSKIKQVASGRFGVTPGYLRSAEELQIKVAQGAKPGEGGQLPGHKVTPLIATLRHTVAGVTLISPPPHHDIYSIEDLAQLIFDLKQVNPEAKITVKLVSSLGVGTIAAGVAKAYADKIIISGGDGGTGAAPLTSIKHAGNPWELGLVEAHNALKVNHLREFVHLQTDGGLKTGLDVIKAAMLGAESYAFGTASLTLLGCKILRICHTNKCSVGVATQDEDLREHFTGTVERLISYFTFLAEDVREILAKLGYKTMEEIVGRSDLLKVIDDEFAQKFDFQNILRRVEGIDTCQKESNEPFDKNKFEKEVLKKVHRAIEKPTLKVKINEEICNLNRSFGALISGEIAKFYGDAGLPEDTININLKGTAGQSFGAFLSKGMTLQLDGVANDYVGKGMNGGKIIINPLHQGKNFAGIGNTCLYGATGGTLYVKATAGERFAVRNSGCTAVVEGTGDNACEYMTGGIIVILGPTGINFGAGMTGGLAFIYDDQKTFVDKMNQELIEAVRIDTDDTERERLYLKRLLVDYLNETGSEKAESILDNFRAEIRNFWMVKPKNMTVLPLDPENGD
- a CDS encoding glutamate synthase subunit beta — its product is MLNFTKFERVNPNKRDVLQRLKDYNEVYEVFEKNKAREQSDRCMQCGDPYCHSKCPLHNFIPAWLKQTAEKNLELAFALSNETSPFPEILGKICPHDVLCEGACSLNTGHGAVSIGAVETHINETAFENGMKPKFAPIKLNKKVAIIGSGPAGISAATFLLRKGIAVEMFERDDRAGGLLTYGIPGFKLDKNAVERRINWLLEAGMRLHVNCEIGKDKSIESLESEFDAIFLGIGATAGRWAKIEGENAPNVHLAIDFLKRIQKRNFGNIVEDFIDVKDKNVVVIGGGDTAMDCVRTSVREGAKTVKCLYRRDEANMPGSKKEVINSKEEGVEFIFNVSPKSIKIENGIAVAIELEETTLSEPDESGRQRVTVVENSQYLEEADIIIMALGFSPEVPAFLKEANVEINSWGGIEINSKYQTSNEKFYAGGDCQRGAHLAVTAAADGREAAKEIIKALS